The genomic window tatatatatatatatattgtataccattttattattttttatttgaatgcttatgttaaaaatattttttaatgcaattataaagaatatataaataacaatTAACAAGTCATATTATTagtatatacatatattttattttttattttttactttaGAGAGTTACAAAGTAATACTTGTGAAGATATAAGATATAAGgcaaaaaatatatacgattatttacatttcttttttaaaactgTAGAGACCTTTGCTTAAATAGAAACATTttacatgtatatataattttttttttttttcccccTTTCAAACtgttttataattatcattttaatattttacaaaaatatatatatatatatatatatatatatatatatatatatatattgtatatattacCATAGCATTCATAATTTATTCAAGCTATACCTACTTGTAAtcattcaaaaaaaaaaaaaaaaaaaaaaccttcgttatttcattttttatcattCAAATGAACATTATGGATAACGAAATAGACACAAAGTGCATAAACGAAATTCGTATGTTATCAGCAGAATTACCATTAGAAGCAAAGAGTGGACATCAAGGAGCTCCAATAGGTTGTGCCCCTATAGCTCATATATTATGGTCTTATGtaatgaattattataatgaagatACAAAATGGATAAATAGAGATAGATTTATTTTGTCCAATGGTCATGCTAGTGCATTATTGTATACtatgttatatttaacAGAACAAGGATTAAGTATGGAAGATTTAAAATCGTTTCGACAATTTGGAAGTTTAACACCAGGTCATCCAGAAAATCATATAACAAAAGGTGTTGAAGTTACTACAGGACCATTAGGTCAAGGTGCTTCAAATGCTGTAGGTATGGCTATAGCTGCTCATAATTTAGcagataaatataatactgaagaacataaaatatttgataattatgtatatgCTATATGTGGTGATGGATGTATGCAAGAGGGTGTATTTTGTGAAGCTGCTTCACTTGCTGGTCATTTAGGTTTAGGTCgattaattcttttatatgatgataataaaataactATTGATGGTAATACTGATTTATCATTTACAGAAAATATAGAGAAAAAATTTGAGGCTTTAAATTGGGAAGTTCGTAGAGTTGAAGATGGTAATAAAgattataagaaaatattacatGAAATTGAACaaggtaaaaaaaatttacaacAACCAACTCTTATTATTGTTCGAACTGCATGTGGTTTTGGTACAAAAGTAGAAGGCACTTGTAAATCACATGGATTAGCTTTAAATGATGaagatttaaaaaatgcaaaatctttttttggtttagatcctcaaaaaaaatttcataTATCTGATGAAGTAAAagaattttataaaaatgttatacaaaaaaaaaaagaaaattatatcaAATGGAAGAACATGTTTGATGATTTCTCTTTAAAATATCCACAAGTATCACAAGAAATTATAAGACGATTTCAAAATGCTTTACCAAATAATTGGAAAGATGCATTACCAAAATATACACCAAAAGATGCACCAGGTGCTACTAGAAACCTATCTGGAGCTGTTCTAAattcaataaataaaatatttccAGAGTTAATAGGAGGTAGTGCAGATTTATCCGAATCAAATTGTACATCattaaaagaagaaaatgatataaaaaaaaattcttatggaaataaatatattagatTTGGTGTTAGAGAACATGGAATGGTAGCTATTACAAATGGATTATATGCATATGGTGGATTCAAACCATATTGTGgtacatttttaaatttctATACTTATGCTTTTGGTGCTTTAAGATTAGCTGCTTTATCAAATCATCATATTCTTTGTATAGCTACACATGATTCTGTTGAATTAGGAGAAGATGGACCAACACATCAACCAATTGAAGTCTTATCGTTACTTAGATCAACTCCAAATCTAAATATAATTAGACCAGCTGATGGTAATGAAGTATCAGGAGCTTATTTATCTCACTTTTCTAATCCACATACACCAACAGTTATTGCTCTATGTAGAAATAAAGTTCCACATCTTAATAACACACAAGCTGAACAAGTCTTAAAAGGAGCATATATTTTAGAAGATTTTGATACTTCTAATAATCCAAAAGTTATTTTAACAGGTAGTGGATCAGAATTACATTTATGTTTTGAAGCTAAagaaattttaaaaaatcaaCATCAATTAAATGTAAGAATTGTAAGTTTCCCATCTTGGACCTTATTTAAAAAGCAACCAGAAGATTATCAATATTCTATTATGATGCATAATCATCCAAATTTACCTAGATTCTATATTGAACCTGCATCAACACATGGATTCGATACATATTTCAATGTATATATAGGTATTAACCAATTTGGCTATTCAGCAcctaaaaataaaatttgGGAGCACCTAGGGTTCACCCCTGAAAATATTGTTCAGAAGGTATTAGCctttatgaaaaataaactgaaatgaatataattatgatatgATATAATTACACCATACTAAATGAATGTACACAtgtacataaatatatatatatatatatatatatatatatatatatatttatatatatatttatttatttatttattgttatCACAAATTGGCTTTTAACTGTTgtcaataaaaaaaattatcaaagtataatttatatattatgtaattttgcttttatatatttttccatattatggtaaaataatgtttttatatatcttatatgactttacatttattataatttctctttctatatatatatatatatatatatatatatatatatacatatttacatattatgTGGAAAAACTAAATTAATTCCCCTTCTTATAGTTTActaattaataatatttaatatataaaatgacTTATGAGAGttgtaaaattataaaaaaaaaatttaagtgaaatatacaaatatttatgaaacATAACTAGGATAAATTAACATtctttaattataatatatatatatatatatatatatatatatatacatatatatatacatatatatattcacttataatgtataaattttttcttctctaaaatacattttttgtttcatttgtcaaaaaaaaaataataaaataaaataataataataaaatgaacaGGAAAAATTTTCACACCTTTCAACGaataaaaaagtatataatCAAATTAACCTTCTTAATATTGAgcacataaaaaaaaaaaaaaaaaaaatgttaatttaaaaaaaaataacatttgttataagaaaatattgGTCACGATAAATGTTATATctacataaaaataaaaacgTATTAATATTTAGAACACATGAAATTTATTTCATGttaacatataatatgtatatatatatatactacattatatttgttCCTATTAAGCacttctttttttcttttccttGTTTGGAAAATGggataaatatatatatgatatatatatatataaatgcGTGAACACTTTTATGTCATTtagaatattttattattattttttgttctaCTTATggtatataatttttatataaaaaagtattttttaaatgacATGTAAGCAGTCCAGAGGCAGTATTAGCCTGAACCtcattaattttaatatcttGAACTGTTCCTTCAATTTTCTCTCCTTTatcaaaaattaaaatatgatcattttttttctgaGGTTTTAAAGGAACAACTGCATCTGCTACTATATTAAATGTTGTTTTATCAgtttgtatttttaaaatagTATATGcattttttgttataacatcaataattttacctatttcattataaaaTGGTCCTGGTGTTATAACCTTTACCATAATATCTATATGTAACCATATAGGACTTTCTTCTTTTTGATCattgttatttattttatttggtattatattattattattattattatattcttttttcgtttcgtatttattatgatgctttttattttcttcacCAATATGGgttacataatttttatgctcttcatgttttatattatttgatgAATCCCTAAAATTATTGATGctatgtttttttttaagataatcatcttcataatgattattattacttttataatccttttttttaaaatctggattatctttattattatatctattATCATGATGATTATATCTATTATCATGATGATTATACCTATTATCATGGTGATTATATCTATTATCATGATGATTATATCTATTATCATGATGATTATATCTATTATCATGATGATTATATCTATTATCATGATGATTATGCCTATcattatgattatatttatgagGAGATGTATAAACATTTccattcatattattactattattattattatttgcATAACTCCATTTATCTCcgtaattataataatttcgTTGATTATTTGTACTATCTATTGAAAAATGTTTCGGAGGTAATTTATcaaaactttttttttctcttggattataaaaagaatcatggaatttattttttttttgatcTGACAATTGAAACATTTGTAATGgttttaatttatttttattttctatatctatttcatcattttcttcaCATGCATTTTGATCTTTATATGAATCTGATATAGCACATTCTATTCTTTTTTGTCTTACTGTTTTAggtttaatttttaataataatgtaaattCATCTCTTTCAGCATCTATAACATCTGCTAATAAACCTTTATATACACctgttaatatttttactGTTTTCCCAATAAATGAAttgaaattattattttttcgtaaataatttgtattacttctaaataaattattatttgttataattttttttttttcagtTGTATTTCCTACTAAAGAACAATTTTGACATTCTAAAACAACAAAACCATTAtcttcaatttttttatttattttaccaaaaattttatttttccatatatacataatgaCTGCTACTTTATTCCTATGTGCCCCACGTActatttgtatattatcTCTTGATTgaacaatattattattttcatctcGACCTACTTGTCCTACGGCTGAACGTTTTGATGTTATACAACCTATGGTTGTATGTAAAgttgtattattatttgttaatACACGTATATGTTTATTCTTATCAATATATGTTAAGACACCTATTTGTCTATCATTTAATTCAATTAAATCACCTACTGAAAATCCATTTAGGGTATGTACACCTCCTAACCCTTCACTATTATTAATAGATAAAGATAAATCTTGTATAGAACATCTTAATTCGGTATTTAAAGATGGAGAAAATATGAGTGCaacattttctttataatcTATAAGTGAAATTAAACCACTTTTTCCTTTATGTAACCCATTAATAACTGTAACATTATCTCCttcaataaaatatttggTTACATCACTAGGTAAGAATTTAAATTGTTTTGCTAAATTATCTGGATTTATAGTTAAAACATTATCATTAACTGCAGTTATGGTACCTATTAAATTACATAATTCTCCTTTTAAAATTTTGACTCtttcatcttttttaaataaatgtagagaatttttatttataaaagatTTGGTAATACCTAAGGTAGCTTTTTCACCTGCCATAccattatttttattaaattctCTTATTTCTGTTAATGTGATATTTGCATTTTCTGTAATAAGATATTTgatattcattttttttaatatataaccattttcttcaaaaatattattttgatatttGATAGTTCTTGGATAAGGACCTGTTTCAATAACACCACCAATACGTTCAATTTCATCTCTATCGAATAATTTTTGAAGTGgtctttctttttttttctttcttaaTAGTAATGCTTCATCTAAAgaatcttttttttttttttgttttgtttttttttttaagctttcttcatcatgtacatttgttaaataatcatcatttatataaccATTTCCCATATCTTCATTTGATGCATAAGCATTtgataaatattcatttgaTGCATATCCATTTGATGCATATCCATTTGACATATATCCATTTGACATATCATCATTTGgatattttgaaaaattagAACTTCTATTCATATCTAATTTatcattaaaataataagaattgcttttattatttttatcaattATAGAtgttaatttatttaaagatGATTTctgattataatatttacttttttttgCATTCATAAAATGTTCATAGGTAATTCTAGGTATTAAACGAACAATCGCATATATACCTTTTTCATgaatttcatatatttgtccaatatcatttatatataatccTCTTTTTATCCTAACATATTCATTAACTTTGGgtatattaatttttgaATGGCACATTGTAAATATAGAAGTCAATTCTTGTATTGGGACTATAGATATTTCATTAAGATTTATAAATTTGAATcctaataaaaatttttttaacatatataaactATCTGCttctatataaatatatccttttaaattatcagaaacatatatacctttaatattaaaatcattatcttttaatttcatAAACTTATGATAAATTCCTATAGCTAAATTTCTTtctacattatttttaaataattttattaacCACATTTTCGGACTATCAATAGTTTGTAATCGTTCTCTTCTTTCATCAGAATAATCATCTCCTAATATTTCACCATCTGTTAATGTTTCTCCGTCTGTTAATATATCATCTTCTTTAActtctttttcattttcatatcttttgga from Plasmodium reichenowi strain SY57 chromosome 6, whole genome shotgun sequence includes these protein-coding regions:
- a CDS encoding transketolase; this translates as MNIMDNEIDTKCINEIRMLSAELPLEAKSGHQGAPIGCAPIAHILWSYVMNYYNEDTKWINRDRFILSNGHASALLYTMLYLTEQGLSMEDLKSFRQFGSLTPGHPENHITKGVEVTTGPLGQGASNAVGMAIAAHNLADKYNTEEHKIFDNYVYAICGDGCMQEGVFCEAASLAGHLGLGRLILLYDDNKITIDGNTDLSFTENIEKKFEALNWEVRRVEDGNKDYKKILHEIEQGKKNLQQPTLIIVRTACGFGTKVEGTCKSHGLALNDEDLKNAKSFFGLDPQKKFHISDEVKEFYKNVIQKKKENYIKWKNMFDDFSLKYPQVSQEIIRRFQNALPNNWKDALPKYTPKDAPGATRNLSGAVLNSINKIFPELIGGSADLSESNCTSLKEENDIKKNSYGNKYIRFGVREHGMVAITNGLYAYGGFKPYCGTFLNFYTYAFGALRLAALSNHHILCIATHDSVELGEDGPTHQPIEVLSLLRSTPNLNIIRPADGNEVSGAYLSHFSNPHTPTVIALCRNKVPHLNNTQAEQVLKGAYILEDFDTSNNPKVILTGSGSELHLCFEAKEILKNQHQLNVRIVSFPSWTLFKKQPEDYQYSIMMHNHPNLPRFYIEPASTHGFDTYFNVYIGINQFGYSAPKNKIWEHLGFTPENIVQKVLAFMKNKLK
- a CDS encoding transcription elongation factor SPT5, putative; translation: MAEKEKEQTFTKNIFSDDESDVDKEIIKKKKRKNDNNNYDNNNYDNNNDDNNNDNNDDISEHNAKNTEMSRKRKKISSTNTNINKEGQEDNEHNHFDDNNDEEEHEEEAEEDMEGREEEDEDDDGDGDDGEEEDYEDEEDENLLYENSTYNNNKDMIESGSKKRRIGKNKYLSTFLDTEAQVGDDDEEEEYESSYIDEFEEAKRLEKKKLYEQKLKSGTNHLAQAINKLSKRYENEKEVKEDDILTDGETLTDGEILGDDYSDERRERLQTIDSPKMWLIKLFKNNVERNLAIGIYHKFMKLKDNDFNIKGIYVSDNLKGYIYIEADSLYMLKKFLLGFKFINLNEISIVPIQELTSIFTMCHSKINIPKVNEYVRIKRGLYINDIGQIYEIHEKGIYAIVRLIPRITYEHFMNAKKSKYYNQKSSLNKLTSIIDKNNKSNSYYFNDKLDMNRSSNFSKYPNDDMSNGYMSNGYASNGYASNEYLSNAYASNEDMGNGYINDDYLTNVHDEESLKKKTKQKKKKDSLDEALLLRKKKKERPLQKLFDRDEIERIGGVIETGPYPRTIKYQNNIFEENGYILKKMNIKYLITENANITLTEIREFNKNNGMAGEKATLGITKSFINKNSLHLFKKDERVKILKGELCNLIGTITAVNDNVLTINPDNLAKQFKFLPSDVTKYFIEGDNVTVINGLHKGKSGLISLIDYKENVALIFSPSLNTELRCSIQDLSLSINNSEGLGGVHTLNGFSVGDLIELNDRQIGVLTYIDKNKHIRVLTNNNTTLHTTIGCITSKRSAVGQVGRDENNNIVQSRDNIQIVRGAHRNKVAVIMYIWKNKIFGKINKKIEDNGFVVLECQNCSLVGNTTEKKKIITNNNLFRSNTNYLRKNNNFNSFIGKTVKILTGVYKGLLADVIDAERDEFTLLLKIKPKTVRQKRIECAISDSYKDQNACEENDEIDIENKNKLKPLQMFQLSDQKKNKFHDSFYNPREKKSFDKLPPKHFSIDSTNNQRNYYNYGDKWSYANNNNNSNNMNGNVYTSPHKYNHNDRHNHHDNRYNHHDNRYNHHDNRYNHHDNRYNHHDNRYNHHDNRYNHHDNRYNNKDNPDFKKKDYKSNNNHYEDDYLKKKHSINNFRDSSNNIKHEEHKNYVTHIGEENKKHHNKYETKKEYNNNNNNIIPNKINNNDQKEESPIWLHIDIMVKVITPGPFYNEIGKIIDVITKNAYTILKIQTDKTTFNIVADAVVPLKPQKKNDHILIFDKGEKIEGTVQDIKINEVQANTASGLLTCHLKNTFLYKNYIP